In Abyssibacter profundi, a single window of DNA contains:
- a CDS encoding GDP-mannose mannosyl hydrolase, whose translation MLDRNTFLHVVQHAPLISMDLLVPYQGQLLMGRRINEPARGSWFVPGGRIRKNETLEQAFARLCQAELGLTLALDQARLVGAFTHHYDSNFAEAPGVSTHYVVLGYQLPAGCLDPALTSLPVEQHAAYAWVGPQEKAKPVHPNSAAYFAALQLSP comes from the coding sequence GTGCTTGATCGCAATACGTTTCTCCATGTCGTGCAGCACGCGCCGCTGATCTCGATGGACTTGCTGGTTCCATATCAGGGCCAGTTGCTCATGGGGCGCCGGATCAACGAGCCGGCCCGCGGCAGTTGGTTTGTTCCCGGTGGCCGGATTCGCAAGAACGAAACGCTGGAGCAGGCTTTCGCACGGCTGTGCCAGGCGGAGCTGGGGCTGACGCTTGCCCTGGATCAGGCACGGCTCGTCGGCGCCTTTACGCATCACTACGACAGCAACTTTGCCGAGGCGCCGGGCGTCAGCACGCATTATGTGGTGCTCGGATACCAGCTGCCCGCCGGCTGCCTAGACCCGGCGTTGACCTCCCTGCCCGTCGAGCAGCACGCGGCCTATGCCTGGGTGGGGCCACAGGAGAAGGCGAAGCCCGTCCACCCAAACTCTGCGGCCTATTTTGCGGCGTTGCAGCTTAGTCCTTAA
- a CDS encoding ABC transporter permease has translation MNWHAIRAIYGFEMARTRRTLMQSIASPVISTSLYFVVFGSAIGSRMVEIDGISYGAFIIPGLIMLSLLNESISNASFGIYFPRFSGTIYEVLSAPVSPFEIVMGYVGAAASKSVILGVLILLTAKLFVDYDIAHPFWMLTFLVTTAVTFSLFGFIIGIWADGFEKLQIVPMMIVTPLTFLGGSFYSISMLPPLWQTITLFNPVVYLISVFRWSFYGVADVAVGVSILAILGFLALCLAGVFWIFRTGYRLKD, from the coding sequence ATGAACTGGCACGCCATACGCGCCATCTACGGGTTCGAGATGGCTCGAACCCGCCGCACGCTGATGCAATCCATCGCCTCGCCGGTGATCTCCACGTCGCTTTATTTCGTCGTGTTTGGGTCGGCGATTGGCTCGCGCATGGTCGAAATCGACGGCATCAGCTACGGCGCATTCATCATCCCGGGCCTGATCATGTTGTCGCTACTCAACGAGAGCATCTCCAATGCCTCGTTCGGTATCTACTTTCCCCGATTCTCGGGCACGATTTACGAGGTGCTGTCGGCGCCGGTTTCGCCGTTCGAAATCGTCATGGGGTATGTCGGTGCAGCGGCATCCAAATCGGTCATCCTCGGTGTGCTGATTCTGTTGACGGCCAAGCTGTTCGTCGACTACGACATCGCCCATCCGTTCTGGATGCTGACGTTTCTGGTGACCACCGCCGTCACCTTCAGCCTGTTCGGTTTCATTATCGGGATCTGGGCCGATGGCTTTGAGAAGCTACAGATCGTGCCGATGATGATCGTCACGCCGCTGACCTTTCTGGGCGGCAGTTTCTACTCCATCAGCATGCTGCCGCCGTTGTGGCAGACCATCACGCTGTTCAACCCGGTGGTGTACCTGATCAGCGTGTTTCGCTGGAGCTTCTACGGCGTGGCCGATGTGGCGGTCGGCGTGAGCATCCTCGCCATCCTCGGGTTTCTCGCCCTTTGCCTGGCCGGGGTGTTCTGGATCTTTCGAACCGGGTATCGGCTTAAGGACTAA